The following coding sequences are from one Eucalyptus grandis isolate ANBG69807.140 chromosome 11, ASM1654582v1, whole genome shotgun sequence window:
- the LOC108956017 gene encoding chaperone protein ClpB1-like, translating to MRRHPFNPDKFSPLNTFAADLVAQASNFDPIIGRDIEINRVIKILSRRVKNSAVLIGKPGVGKTSIVEAVANRIDSGDVPKNLRNVKIMALDIGALEVNVQSRGSPEQRLRGILEEVKGAKGKVILFVDDIHLLLGARNRGGGSLDAANLFKPMLARGEVSCIGATTLEEYREFVEKDAAFERRFQQVHVEEPSVSDTISILRGLKEKLQVDHDVRILDQALVAAAQLSSRYVTSHNLPDKAIDLVDEACVILRFQLDSQPEELDILMRRKSQLEREVVALEREGDPGSNAVRKEFDDLKKKYDYLSMKHHQRKGKVDEIKRLKREQKDLSSVSRKAGEMYDLATAKEERYREIEEVEAEIALLERDTSGELLFTENVGPEHVAEVVSSWTGIPISRLGQNEKQRLLGLVTRLHEKVVGQDQAVDLVAEAILRARTGLGRPGQPSGSFLFLGPTGVGKTELAKAVALQLFDDERLIIRIDMSEYADRVAVTRFIGAPPGYVGHEEGGQLTEAVRRRPYSVVLLDEVEKAHKSVLNPLLQVLDAGRLTDGLGRTVDFTNTVIIMTSNIGAQNIIEALAGKMTMEAAHERVNKEATEHFLPEFLNRLDRTIVFDPLSLDQLKEVARLKANDVIHRLAGKGITLGFSNAALDVVLTKSYKPEYGARPTIRWLEQNVVTRLTMMFVREEIGEGSTVYIDAEPNQQDLVYLVGQSDRIVEEE from the exons ATGAGAAGACACCCTTTCAATCCTGACAAGTTCTCCCCGCTGAACACATTTGCAGCAGACTTAGTGGCGCAGGCCAGTAATTTTGACCCGATAATCGGGCGAGATATCGAGATAAATAGGGTCATTAAAATCCTGTCGAGGAGGGTGAAGAACAGCGCTGTTCTTATCGGAAAGCCGGGCGTTGGCAAAACGTCTATTGTAGAAGCCGTGGCCAATAGAATAGATTCTGGAGATGTGCCCAAGAACCTTAGGAACGTTAAGATTATGGCGTTGGATATAGGTGCTTTGGAAGTTAATGTGCAAAGCAGGGGAAGTCCTGAGCAGCGACTGCGGGGCATCTTGGAGGAGGTCAAAGGAGCTAAAGGAAAAGTCATCCTATTCGTGGATGACATTCACCTTCTCCTCGGTGCTAGGAATAGAGGAGGAGGCTCCTTGGACGCAGCCAATCTGTTCAAACCGATGCTTGCCAGAGGAGAGGTCTCATGTATTGGCGCCACAACACTTGAAGAATACAGGGAGTTCGTGGAGAAAGACGCAGCCTTCGAAAGACGGTTCCAGCAGGTCCACGTGGAGGAACCTAGTGTGTCCGACACTATATCCATCTTGAGAGGCTTGAAAGAGAAATTGCAAGTAGACCATGATGTTCGCATCCTCGATCAAGCTCTTGTTGCTGCTGCTCAGCTATCCAGCAGATATGTAACTA GTCACAATCTTCCTGACAAAGCCATCGATTTGGTGGATGAAGCTTGCGTAATTTTAAGGTTTCAGCTGGACAGCCAGCCAGAGGAGTTGGATATTCTCATGCGCAGGAAAAGCCAGCTAGAGCGTGAAGTTGTAGCACTAGAAAGAGAAGGGGATCCAGGCAGTAATGCG GTTCGTAAAGAGTTTGatgatttgaagaagaaatatgaCTATCTGTCGATGAAGCACCaccagagaaaaggaaaagtggatgAAATTAAACGTCTTAAACGGGAGCAAAAAGATTTGTCGTCCGTATCGCGAAAGGCTGGGGAAATGTATGATTTGGCCACTGCTAAAGAAGAGCGGTACAGAGAAATCG AAGAAGTGGAAGCCGAGATTGCGCTACTGGAAAGAGATACCAGCGGCGAGTTATTATTTACGGAGAATGTGGGACCAGAACATGTTGCTGAGGTGGTAAGCAGCTGGACCGGCATTCCCATCTCCCGGCTCGGCCAAAATGAGAAGCAAAGGTTGCTTGGACTAGTCACAAGGTTGCATGAGAAAGTGGTTGGCCAAGACCAAGCAGTCGACCTTGTTGCGGAGGCCATTTTGAGGGCAAGAACTGGGTTAGGAAGACCAGGACAACCATCTGGCTCTTTCCTATTCTTGGGTCCAACCGGTGTTGGCAAGACCGAGCTTGCCAAGGCCGTCGCTCTGCAGCTTTTTGACGATGAACGTCTTATCATCCGGATTGATATGTCCGAGTATGCAGATCGGGTTGCGGTGACAAGGTTCATCGGTGCCCCTCCTGG TTATGTTGGACATGAAGAAGGTGGGCAACTAACCGAGGCTGTGAGGCGGAGACCCTACAGTGTTGTGTTATTGGATGAGGTGGAGAAAGCGCACAAATCTGTTTTAAATCCACTCCTCCAGGTTCTCGATGCTGGCAGACTAACTGATGGCCTTGGCCGAACGGTTGACTTTACCAATACTGTGATCATCATGACCTCAAACATTGGAGCACAGAACATTATTGAGGCTCTGGCTGGCAAAATGACGATGGAAGCAGCCCATGAACGAGTCAATAAGGAG GCGACTGAGCACTTTCTGCCAGAGTTTCTGAATCGGCTTGATCGGACCATAGTGTTTGATCCTCTCTCGCTTGACCAACTGAAGGAGGTGGCTAGACTAAAAGCGAATGATGTTATACATAGATTGGCTGGAAAAGGCATTACTCTGGGTTTTTCTAATGCAGCTTTGGACGTTGTCCTAACAAAGAGTTATAAGCCG GAGTATGGTGCTCGGCCAACCATTAGATGGCTCGAGCAGAACGTGGTGACCAGGCTCACGATGATGTTCGTGAGAGAGGAGATAGGTGAGGGCTCAACCGTGTACATTGATGCAGAGCCCAATCAGCAAGATCTTGTATACCTTGTGGGCCAGAGTGATAGGATAGTAGAAGAGGAATGA
- the LOC104426894 gene encoding chaperone protein ClpB1: MNPDKFTRKTNEALARAQELAMLAGHAQFTPLHLAMALISEPPGIFHRAINKVGGEEAAKAVERVFSHALEKLPSQSPPLGEILASLSLIKVIRHSQKSCGDRYLAVDRLIIGLLEDSQIGDLLKEVGVATARVKLELKRFPGIEGKKVGNAFSNTTFQALKTYGRDLVEQASKLDPVIGRDEEIKRVVGILSKRTRNSAILIGPPGLGKTTIVEGLAERIVRGAVPGNLRGVRLIALDTDDLVIGLKHGGLFEERLEAVLKEVDGANGKVILFIDEVHRVLDDGRTPRSMYAASLFKPMLARRQFRIIGATTLRKYKKCVEKDAALLRRFQQVHVAEPSVPNTISRGSKGKLEGHHGVRIRDWGLVASRMCSRYITGRHLSDKAIDLVDEGCANVRVQLDSQREEIDNLMRRRVQLDSLEKEKHKASQAHLVEVREELDDSREKHEPLMTKYKKEKQRINEIKQLRQKREELLFELQEAEIRYELARDAELRYSAIEEVEAAITHREGNTEENSMNSWTSIPVMRLGPNEKERSAGLAERLHQKVVGQDQAVSAVAEAVLRSRARLGGPQGPTNSFLFLGPTGVGKTELAKALTEQLVCDENLLISINMSEYAEQHSVSRLIGSPQGYDGHEVVGQLTEAVRGRPYSVVVLEWVEKAHIAVMNELLKVLDEGRLTDGQGRTVNFWNTIIMTSNLGAKHLLSGLMGECTRQVAHDQVMQEVRRHFRPGLLSRIDEIVVFDPLSHEQLRKVARLQMKDVARRLAKKGVALAVSDAALDFVLAESCDLVNGAWPIRRLLESKFVTKLSEMFLMEEIDEYSTVYIDAGPNGQDLAYHVEKNGGFANAITWQKSDEDGRNRR, from the exons ATGAATCCTGACAAGTTCACCCGCAAGACAAATGAGGCTCTTGCGAGGGCTCAGGAGCTAGCAATGCTTGCTGGTCATGCGCAATTTACTCCTCTCCATCTTGCCATGGCTCTAATCTCTGAGCCACCTGGGATTTTCCATCGAGCAATCAACAAAGTTGGGGGTGAAGAAGCCGCAAAAGCAGTAGAGAGAGTGTTTAGCCACGCTTTGGAGAAACTTCCCTCTCAGAGCCCACCTCTTGGTGAGATCCTTGCAAGCCTTAGCCTAATAAAAGTGATTAGGCACTCCCAAAAGTCTTGTGGCGACAGATACTTGGCTGTAGATCGGTTGATAATTGGCCTTCTTGAGGATTCCCAAATTGGGGATCTGCTTAAGGAAGTTGGGGTCGCCACTGCAAGAGTGAAATTGGAGCTCAAAAGGTTTCCTGGGATAGAAGGGAAGAAGGTGGGGAATGCTTTCAGTAACACTACCTTCCAAGCATTGAAGACATACGGAAGGGACCTGGTGGAGCAGGCCAGTAAACTTGACCCGGTTATTGGGCGTGATGAGGAGATAAAGAGGGTTGTGGGGATCCTGTCAAAGAGGACTAGGAACAGTGCAATTCTTATTGGACCGCCAGGCCTGGGCAAAACTACTATTGTGGAAGGCCTGGCCGAGAGAATAGTGAGAGGAGCTGTGCCCGGCAACCTTAGGGGTGTTAGGCTTATTGCGTTGGATACGGATGATTTGGTAATTGGACTCAAACATGGAGGATTATTTGAGGAGCGATTGGAGGCGGTCTTGAAGGAGGTTGATGGGGCCAATGGAAAagtgatattatttattgatgAAGTTCACCGTGTTCTTGATGATGGGCGCACGCCGCGGTCCATGTATGCGGCCAGTCTGTTTAAACCCATGCTTGCTAGAAGACAGTTTCGAATTATTGGCGCTACCACACTTAGGAAATACAAGAAGTGTGTAGAGAAAGATGCGGCACTTCTAAGAAGGTTCCAGCAGGTCCATGTGGCAGAACCTAGTGTGCCTAATACTATAAGCAGAGGATCAAAAGGCAAacttgaagggcaccatggTGTTCGCATTCGAGATTGGGGTCTTGTTGCCTCACGTATGTGCAGCAGATACATAACTG GTCGTCATTTGTCTGATAAAGCGATTGATTTGGTTGATGAAGGATGTGCAAATGTGAGGGTTCAGCTGGACAGCCAACGAGAAGAGATCGATAACCTCATGCGGAGGAGAGTGCAACTTGATTCACTAGAGAAAGAGAAGCATAAAGCCAGTCAAGCCCATCTAGTTGAG GTTCGTGAAGAGTTGGATGACTCGAGGGAGAAACACGAGCCACTGATGACGAAGtacaagaaggaaaaacaacgGATTAATGAGATCAAACAACTTAGGCAGAAGCGGGAAGAGCTCTTGTTTGAATTGCAAGAGGCTGAGATACGGTATGAACTAGCTAGAGATGCAGAATTACGATATAGTGCAATCGAAG AAGTGGAAGCAGCCATTACGCATCGGGAAGGAAATACCGAGGAGAACTCAATGAATAGCTGGACCAGCATTCCTGTAATGAGGCTTGGCCCGAACGAGAAAGAGAGGTCAGCTGGACTGGCTGAAAGGCTGCATCAAAAAGTAGTTGGGCAAGATCAAGCGGTCAGTGCTGTTGCAGAGGCTGTATTGAGATCAAGAGCTAGGTTGGGAGGACCACAAGGACCAACTAACTCATTCTTATTCTTGGGTCCGACTGGTGTTGGCAAGACGGAGCTTGCCAAGGCCCTCACTGAGCAGCTCGTCTGCGATGAAAATCTTCTAATTTCGATCAATATGTCGGAGTATGCGGAGCAGCATTCTGTGTCAAGATTAATTGGTTCACCTCAAGG TTATGATGGGCATGAAGTAGTTGGGCAACTAACCGAGGCTGTGAGGGGTAGACCCTACAGTGTTGTGGTCCTTGAATGGGTGGAGAAAGCGCACATAGCTGTTATGAATGAACTGCTCAAGGTTCTTGATGAGGGCAGATTAACTGATGGCCAAGGCCGAACGGTTAACTTCTGGAATACCATAATTATGACCTCGAACCTTGGAGCAAAGCATCTACTGTCAGGCCTGATGGGCGAATGCACAAGGCAAGTTGCCCATGATCAAGTCATGCAGGAG GTGAGGAGGCACTTTAGGCCTGGGTTGCTGAGTCGGATTGATGAGATCGTAGTGTTTGATCCTCTCTCGCATGAACAACTGAGGAAGGTGGCTAGACTACAAATGAAGGATGTGGCAAGGAGATTGGCTAAAAAAGGCGTTGCTTTGGCTGTCAGTGATGCGGCTTTGGATTTTGTGCTTGCAGAGAGTTGTGATCTG GTTAACGGTGCTTGGCCAATTCGGAGATTGCTCGAGAGCAAGTTTGTGACCAAGCTCTCGGAGATGTTCTTGATGGAGGAGATAGATGAGTACTCAACCGTGTACATCGATGCAGGGCCCAATGGGCAAGATCTTGCGTACCATGTGGAGAAGAATGGAGGCTTTGCAAATGCCATCACTTGGCAGAAATCCGATGAAGATGGACGAAATCGCAGATGA
- the LOC104426018 gene encoding histone deacetylase 5: MEAVASGSDGASRSQRRVGIAYDETMCRHHTPDDEPHPENPNRIRAIWNKLQAAGITQRCEVLNAKEAEDKYILSVHGKSHVDLIRNISSKQFNSRRNRIASKFNSIYLNEGSSEAAYLAAGSVIEVAKRVAKGELDSAFAIVRPPGHHAEHDEAMGFCLYNNVAIATNFLLNEKELGINKILIVDWDVHHGNGTQKTFWKDPRVLFFSVHRHEFGSFYPASDDGDYTMVGEGPGAGYNINVPWENGRCGDADYLAVWDHILIPVAKQFNPDMILISAGFDAAVGDPLGGCRVTPYGYAMMLKKLMDFARGKIVLALEGGYNLTSISNSALACMEVLLDDKTVAGSTEAYPFESTWRVIQAVRQELKAFWSVLADELPTKLTSQKAPIPKILISSSDSEAEDVEELLQDVIRPLSTLRVDEDHHVLAESASVSWRSDLSKIDIWYATFGSNMWKPRFLCYIEGGQVDGMQKPCSGSMDRSPPKDILWKTFPHRLFFGKESTRTWGMGGVAFLHPESKNEDIVHMCLYKITLEQLNDVLLQENVSSYDMSSPLFDLTSLDCSKEKGSIDLEAVKNGWYHNVVYLGMEQDIPILTMTCDMSEIENFKSGKVPLRAPSEDYANTLIRGLVEGGQLSEEEAVSYIKDAATKPL; encoded by the exons ATGGAAGCTGTGGCGTCCGGGAGCGACGGCGCGAGCCGGAGTCAGCGAAGAGTGGGGATAGCGTACGACGAGACGATGTGCAGGCATCACACCCCTGACGATGAGCCTCACCCTGAAAACCCTAATCGCATCAGAGCCATCTGGAACAAGCTCCAAGCTGCCGGCATCACTCAAAG GTGTGAGGTTTTGAATGCCAAAGAAGCAgaagataaatatattttgtcaGTCCACGGCAAAAGTCATGTTGATCTGATTAGGAACATAAGTTCCAAACAGTTTAACTCTCGCAGAAATAGAATAGCTTCAAAGTTTAATTCAATATACCTGAATGAAGGGTCATCGGAAGCTGCTTATCTTGCTGCTGGTTCTGTTAtagag GTTGCTAAAAGAGTTGCCAAAGGGGAATTAGACTCTGCTTTTGCTATTGTAAGGCCTCCTGGACACCATGCTGAACATGATGAAGCAATGGGATTTTGTCTCTACAACAATGTTGCTATTGctacaaattttcttttaaacgAGAAA GAATTGGGCATCAACAAAATCTTGATTGTTGACTGGGATGTTCACCACGGTAATGGTACTCAGAAGACATTCTGGAAAGATCCTCGCGTTTTGTTCTTCTCTGTCCATAG GCATGAGTTTGGGTCCTTTTATCCAGCCAGTGATGATGGTGACTATACAATGGTTGGAGAAGGTCCCGGGGCTGGGTATAATATAAATGTCCCATGGGAGAATGGTCGGTGTGGAGATGCGGACTATCTAGCAGTATGGGACCACATCCTGATCCCTGTTGCTAAGCAATTCAATCCCGACATGATACTAATTTCTGCGGGTTTTGATGCAG CTGTTGGTGATCCTCTGGGAGGTTGTCGTGTCACTCCATATGGATACGCAATGATGTTGAAGAAG TTGATGGACTTTGCACGAGGTAAGATAGTATTAGCATTAGAAGGAGGATACAATCTcacctcaatttcaaattcagcCCTTGCATGCATGGAAGTTTTGCTGGATGACAAAACTGTCGCTGGTTCCACCGAAGCCTATCCTTTTGAGTCCACATGGCGAGTAATACAAGCG GTTCGTCAAGAACTAAAAGCTTTCTGGTCAGTACTTGCTGATGAATTGCCGACCAAGTTAACAAGTCAAAAAGCACCTATTCCG aaaATTCTCATTTCAAGCTCTGACTCTGAAGCCGAAGATGTTGAGGAACTTCTGCAGGATGTCATTCGACCTCTTTCAACTCTCAGGGTTGATGAAGATCATCATG TTCTTGCAGAATCTGCTTCTGTGTCCTGGAGATCGGATCTTTCGAAAATTGACATCTGGTATGCCACCTTTGGATCAAATATGTGGAAGCCTAGGTTCCTCTGCTATATTGAAGGTGGACAG GTGGATGGCATGCAAAAGCCATGTTCTGGCTCAATGGACAGAAGCCCGCCTAAAGATATTTTGTGGAAGACCTTTCCTCACCGATTATTCTTTGGCAAGGAATCCACACGCACGTGGGGTATGGGAGGAGTTGCTTTCCTTCATCCCGAAAGCAAGAATGAGGATATTGTGCACATGTGCCTGTATAAGATAAC GTTAGAGCAGTTGAATGATGTCTTACTTCAGGAAAATGTTTCCAGCTATGACATGAGTTCTCCTTTGTTTGATCTTACATCTTTGGACTGCAGTAAAGAAAAAGGATCCATCGACTTGGAAGCTGTCAAG AATGGTTGGTACCATAACGTTGTTTACTTGGGAATGGAGCAAGACATCCCCATACTCACAATGAC GTGCGACATGTCGGAAATTGAAAACTTCAAGTCGGGGAAGGTTCCTTTGCGTGCTCCGAGTGAAGACTATGCCAACACGTTGATAAGAGGCTTGGTGGAAGGAGGGCAGCTCTCGGAAGAGGAAGCCGTGTCCTACATCAAGGACGCTGCTACAAAGCCCTTATAG
- the LOC120289527 gene encoding LOW QUALITY PROTEIN: phosphoserine phosphatase, chloroplastic-like (The sequence of the model RefSeq protein was modified relative to this genomic sequence to represent the inferred CDS: inserted 1 base in 1 codon) — translation MEGLKSMWSAPVYTCRIRHLSLLVRASKLRYVKALYRNRVSMTMSSKSFNSVSASINPLEASKLSHSDNTLPSKEVLDLWRNANAVCFDVDSTVCVDEGIDELAEFCEAGKAVAEWTARAMGGSVPLEVALAARLSLFNPSLSQVQDFLNKRPPRISPGIDELIVKXKAKKTDVYLISGGFRQMINPVASILGIPSENIFANQLLFGSSGDFLGFDTNEPTSRSSGKATAVQQLRKAHGYKALVMMGDGATDLEARKPGGADLLICYGGVQLREAVAAKADWLVFNFKDLVNSLD, via the exons ATGGAAGGTTTGAAGAGCATGTGGAGCGCACCGGTTTATACTTGCAGAATTCGGCATCTCTCGCTTCTTGTCCGCGCATCTAAGTTGAGATACGTGAAGGCTCTGTACAGAAACAGAGTGTCGATGACCATGAGCTCGAAGTCATTTAACTCGGTTTCTGCTTCCATTAATCCACTGGAGGCCTCAAAATTGAGTCACTCTGACAACACGTTGCCATCTAAAG AAGTTCTTGACCTTTGGAGAAATGCCAATGCTGTATGCTTTGATGTGGATAGCACTGTGTGTGTTGATGAAGGCATTGATGAGCTTGCAGAGTTCTGTGAAGCTGGAAAAGCTGTTGCAGAATGGACTGCAAG AGCAATGGGCGGTTCAGTTCCTTTGGAGGTGGCCTTGGCTGCGAGATTATCTTTGTTCAACCCTTCCTTGTCCCAAGTTCAagatttcttaaataaaaggcCCCCGAG GATTTCTCCTGGTATAGATGAGTTAATCGTGA CTAAGGCCAAAAAAACAGATGTTTATCTCATCTCTGGAGGATTTCGCCAAATGATCAAT CCTGTTGCCTCAATTCTTGGGATTCCTTCTGAAAACATTTTTGCCAATCAACTGCTATTTGGAAGTTCTGGGGACTTTTTGGGGTTCGACACCAATGAGCCTACCTCTCGGAGCAGTGGAAAGGCCACTGCAGTACAACAATTAAGGAAG GCCCATGGATACAAAGCTTTAGTCATGATGGGGGACGGTGCAACTGATCTTGAG GCCCGTAAGCCAGGTGGTGCGGACTTGCTTATATGCTATGGAGGCGTTCAACTTCGAGAGGCTGTGGCAGCTAAAGCTGATTGGCTGGTGTTCAATTTTAAGGATCTGGTCAATTCTTTGGACTAA